Proteins encoded together in one Etheostoma cragini isolate CJK2018 chromosome 11, CSU_Ecrag_1.0, whole genome shotgun sequence window:
- the cytip gene encoding cytohesin-interacting protein translates to MQSTMNFNGFTHQGSQENNILDNTLRKKCSLWYRRSLRGNNDRHRHNTGSLPRVCKPKQTHSTTLVDYSDPQRTTIVLEKHDNETFGFEIQTYGLQLKDSSSVEMCTFVCKVQEDSAAESAGLTAGDVIITINGASIEGSSHQQILDLIGESTNSLKMETVCGNVVKQIELEKRMNLLKQSLREKLVELQALTLQEKRLMRGNLNNSSLQLSMDSSLILGSPSGRCGQRFSSDSSYRSMMTDDSDQASVFDDLCSPSPCSAASLTDDSCFFSKDFPSLNSSCRFSSSSSHHHPSLSRSRSSSLAGSSSSLSPSWDETRSSSLFGTLPRKGRKVSVRKHILKLLPGLQRSVEEEEIGTQ, encoded by the exons ATGCAGTCCACTATGAATTTCAATGGATTTACACACCAAGGCAGCCAAGAGAATAACATTCTGGATAATACTCTGAGGAAGAAATGTTCCCTGTGGTACCGACGTTCACTGAGGGGAAACAATGATCGACACCGGCACAACACAGGCTCACTTCCCAGAGTATGCAAG ccCAAACAAACCCACTCCACCACTCTGGTTGATTACTCTGACCCgcaaag GACCACAATTGTCTTGGAAAAACATGACAATGAAACCTTTGGTTTTGAAATTCAG ACCTATGGCCTGCAGCTAAAGGACAGCTCTTCAGTGGAGATGTGCACGTTTGTGTGCAAAGTGCAGGAGGACAGCGCTGCTGAGAGTGCCGGCCTGACCGCAG GCGATGTTATCATCACTATCAATGGGGCCAGCATTGAAGGATCCTCTCATCAGCAGATACTTGATCTGATAGGAGAATCAACCAACAGTCTAAA GATGGAGACTGTGTGCGGGAATGTAGTGAAGCAGATAGAGCTGGAGAAGAGGATGAACCTGCTGAAG CAATCACTACGTGAGAAATTGGTTGAGCTGCAGGCCCTCACATTACAGGAAAAACGTCTAATGCGAG GTAACTTAAACAACAGCAGCCTCCAACTCTCAATGGACTCTTCTTTGATTCTGGGCTCCCCCTCAGGCCGCTGTGGCCAACGTTTTTCTAGTGACAGTAGCTACAGGAGCATGATGACAGATGACAGTGACCAGGCCAGTGTGTTTGACGATCTGTGCTCTCCCAGCCCATGCAGTGCAGCCAGCCTCACAGACGACAGCTGCTTCTTCTCCAAAGATTTCCCCTCACTAAACAGCTCCTGCAGGTTTTCCTCCAGCTCCAGCCATCATCACCCATCCCTCAGCCGCTCCAGGAGCTCCAGTTTGGCCGGCAGCAGcagctccctctctccttcatgGGATGAAACAAGGAGCTCCTCCTTGTTTGGCACCCTGCCCCGCAAAGGCAGAAAAGTCAGTGTCCGTAAACACATACTGAAGTTACTTCCTGGACTCCAGCGATCAGTTGAAGAGGAGGAGATAGGAACTCAGTGA
- the LOC117953477 gene encoding activin receptor type-1C — MIRPGKQSFQAALIFLSVAQLTAGLRCVCQLCANHTCETTADGACWNSVMLVDGKEETDKSCLSPSKLKGQVFCYSSRNVSKRNCCFTDFCNNETLHLHPERPLEEPGWSRRQLAVLILVPSCLLCVGILLGVFVVQGHRCAYARARKQDPEETPDDQMLMSIDKHLKDLIYDMSTSGSGSGLPLLVQRTIARTIVLQETIGKGRFGEVWRGKWRGEDVAVKIFSSRDERSWFREAEIYQTIMLRHENILGFIAADNKDNGSWTQLWLVSEYHEHGSLYDYLNRYTVSLEGMIVLALSIAGGLAHLHMEIIGTQGKPAIAHRDLKSKNVLVKKNGTAVIADLGLAVKHDSSTNSVDIPSNHRVGTKRYMAPEILDETINITSFESFKRADIYSLGLVFWELARRCSVRGLHEDFQLPYYDLVPSDPTIEDMRKVVCDQKLRPNVPNQWQSCEALRVMGKLMRECWHANPAARLTALRVKKTVSQLSAIKDLKD, encoded by the exons ATGATTCGTCCCGGGAAGCAGAGCTTTCAAGCGGCGTTGATCTTTCTGTCCGTCGCCCAGCTGACTGCAG GTCTGAGGTGTGTTTGCCAGCTTTGTGCCAACCACACCTGTGAGACGACCGCAGACGGCGCCTGCTGGAACTCTGTGATGCTGGTTGACGGGAAGGAGGAGACGGACAAGTCCTGCCTGTCGCCCTCTAAGTTGAAGGGCCAGGTCTTTTGCTACAGCTCCCGAAATGTCTCCAAGAGGAACTGCTGCTTCACTGACTTCTGCAACAACGAGACTCTGCACTTACACCCAG aAAGGCCTTTGGAAGAGCCCGGCTGGAGCAGGCGGCAGCTCGCTGTGTTGATCCTGGTTCCCTCCTGCCTGTTGTGTGTGGGGATCCTGCTCGGTGTGTTCGTTGTGCAGGGCCACCGCTGTGCCTACGCCAGAGCCCGCAAGCAGGACCCAGAGGAGACTCCGGATGACCAGATGTTAATGTCCATTGACAAACATCTCAAAGACCTAATCTATGACATGAGCACCTCTGGTTCTGGATCAG GTCTGCCACTGCTGGTCCAGCGAACTATAGCTCGGACCATTGTCCTGCAGGAGACCATTGGGAAGGGTCGGTTTGGTGAAGTGTGGCGGGGAAAGTGGCGAGGAGAAGATGTGGCGGTGAAGATCTTCTCCTCCAGGGACGAGAGATCGTGGTTTCGGGAAGCAGAGATTTATCAGACAATCATGCTCAGACATGAGAACATCTTGGGCTTCATTGCTGCTGACAACAAAG ATAATGGCTCGTGGACGCAGCTCTGGTTGGTGTCAGAGTACCATGAGCATGGCTCTCTGTATGACTACCTGAACAGGTACACGGTCTCCTTGGAAGGCATGATTGTTCTCGCTCTGTCCATAGCCGGTGGGCTGGCGCATCTCCATATGGAAATCATTGGAACACAGG GGAAACCTGCCATTGCTCACAGGGATCTAAAGTCGAAAAATGTCCTGGTGAAAAAGAACGGCACGGCAGTCATTGCAGATTTGGGCTTGGCTGTGAAACACGACTCAAGCACCAACTCCGTTGACATACCGTCCAACCACAGAGTGGGAACCAAGCG GTACATGGCCCCAGAAATCCTGGATGAGACGATCAATATAACTAGCTTTGAGTCATTCAAGAGGGCGGATATCTACTCGCTAGGTCTGGTGTTCTGGGAACTTGCCCGAAGATGCTCTGTTAGAG GACTTCATGAAGATTTTCAGCTGCCTTATTACGACCTGGTGCCTTCTGATCCGACCATCGAGGACATGAGGAAGGTGGTGTGTGACCAGAAACTCAGACCCAATGTTCCCAACCAGTGGCAGAGCTGCGAG GCTCTGCGTGTGATGGGCAAACTGATGAGAGAGTGCTGGCATGCCAACCCTGCTGCTCGACTCACTGCTCTGAGGGTCAAGAAAACGGTGTCTCAGCTGTCTGCCATCAAGGATCTCAAAGATTAG
- the LOC117953468 gene encoding activin receptor type-1-like isoform X1 produces MTVEDMFLLALIVLVLPCSSLEGDISARNSECLCDGASCSNGDRCFGQQCFTSLSILNGTSVFQKGCIVGEEEGSSQCRSPPTPELVVECCYGDLCNMNVSLQSPVKDIEMSAGRPVLRDQECVCEGGVCERDHRCGGQQCFSSLKMIDGVAVQQKGCLRDDKEGRATCAMPPSSAHVVKCCQGHLCNMNVSVQAPGKGSFAEEEVKPLIKEEHQCVCEGSSCVTGSRCMGHQCFSSLIVSAGSQVYQKGCFKVYEQSTLTCKTPPSRDQVVECCHGHLCNMNSTVKLVKADELSSYSVTTLAIVIMAPIIILIILTAIAILVFRRIHNNQMERLTSRDAEYGTIDGLIASNVGESTLADLLDHSCTSGSGSGLPFLVQRTVARQITLNECVGKGRYGEVWRGQWQGESVAVKIFSSRDEKSWFRETEIYNTVLLRHENILGFIASDMTSRNSSTQLWLITHFHEMGSLYDYLQLSTLDASSCLRMALSIASGLAHLHVEIFGTQGKPAIAHRDLKSKNILVKKNGQCCIADLGLAVMHFQDTNELDVGNNPKVGTKRYMAPEVLDDSIQMDCFESYKRVDIWALGLVLWEIARRTVSNGIVEDYKPPFHDVVPSDPSFEDMKKVVCVDQQRPNIPNRWFSDTTLTSMAKLMKECWYQNPSARLTALRIKKTLTKIDNSLDKIKTDI; encoded by the exons ATGACGGTTGAGGACATGTTTCTTTTGGCTTTGATCGTCCTGGTCCTTCCCTGTTCTAGCTTGGAAG GTGATATCAGTGCGAGAAACTCTGAATGTTTATGTGACGGAGCTTCGTGCAGCAATGGGGACCGGTGTTTTGGCCAGCAGTGCTTCACCTCCCTCTCCATACTGAACGGGACATCGGTCTTTCAAAAGGGCTGCATTGTAGGTGAAGAGGAAGGGTCCTCACAATGCAGAAGCCCGCCAACTCCTGAGCTGGTTGTAGAGTGCTGCTACGGGGATTTGTGTAACATGAACGTCTCCTTGCAGTCACCTGTGAAAG ATATAGAAATGTCTGCTGGCAGACCAGTCCTCAGAGACCAGGAGTGTGTTTGCGAGGGTGGCGTGTGTGAGCGTGACCATCGCTGTGGAGGCCAGcagtgtttttcctctctgaagATGATTGATGGGGTGGCAGTCCAACAGAAGGGCTGCCTGAGGGACGACAAGGAGGGCAGAGCCACCTGTGCCATGCCACCCTCATCGGCCCATGTTGTCAAGTGCTGCCAGGGCCATCTGTGTAACATGAACGTCAGTGTGCAAGCTCCAGGGAAAG GATCTTTTGCAGAAGAGGAAGTAAAGCCTCTGATCAAAGAGGAgcatcaatgtgtgtgtgagggcagCTCATGTGTAACAGGAAGTCGCTGCATGGGCCACCAGTGTTTTTCATCTCTGATAGTCAGCGCCGGCTCCCAGGTGTACCAGAAAGGCTGCTTCAAGGTCTATGAGCAGAGCACATTGACGTGCAAGACCCCACCTTCCAGAGACCAGGTTGTGGAGTGCTGCCATGGCCACCTGTGTAACATGAACAGCACTGTGAAGCTAGTCAAAG CTGATGAGCTATCCAGCTACAGTGTAACCACACTAGCTATCGTCATCATGGCGCcaatcatcatcctcatcatcctcaCTGCTATTGCTATCCTGGTCTTCAGACGCATCCACAACAACCAAATGGAGAGACTAACATCGCGGGATGCTGAATATGGAACTATCGATGGCCTTATAGCATCCAATGTGGGGGAGAGCACGCTGGCG GATCTTCTGGATCATTCCTGCACGTCAGGAAGTGGCTCGGGACTCCCTTTCCTTGTTCAGAGAACTGTTGCACGACAAATTACACTCAATGAGTGTGTGG GTAAGGGCCGTTACGGTGAAGTGTGGAGGGGTCAGTGGCAGGGAGAGAGTGTCGCCGTCAAAATCTTCTCCTCCCGAGATGAGAAGTCCTGGTTTAGAGAGACTGAGATCTACAACACGGTGTTGCTGAGGCATGAGAACATCCTGG GCTTCATAGCCTCAGACATGACCTCAAGGAACTCCAGTACTCAGTTGTGGCTGATCACTCACTTCCATGAGATGGGCTCCTTGTACGACTACCTTCAACTCAGCACTCTCGATGCATCCAGCTGCCTCCGCATGGCGCTCTCCATCGCAAGTGGCCTGGCACACCTCCATGTTGAGATCTTCGGCACTCAGGGCAAACCGGCAATCGCCCACCGAGACCTCAAGAGCAAAAATATATTGGTTAAAAAGAATGGACAGTGCTGCATTGCTGACCTTG GTCTGGCGGTCATGCATTTTCAAGACACCAACGAGTTAGATGTGGGGAACAACCCTAAAGTGGGCACAAAGCGCTACATGGCCCCTGAAGTGCTCGATGACTCCATCCAGATGGACTGTTTTGAGTCCTACAAGAGAGTGGACATCTGGGCCCTGGGTCTCGTCCTATGGGAGATCGCCAGGAGGACAGTCAGCAATG GCATTGTAGAAGACTACAAGCCACCTTTTCACGACGTGGTCCCAAGTGATCCCAGTTTTGAGGATATGaagaaggttgtgtgtgtggatcagCAAAGGCCCAACATCCCAAACAGATGGTTTTCAGACACT ACTTTAACCTCCATGGCTAAACTTATGAAGGAGTGCTGGTACCAGAATCCCTCAGCCAGATTAACAGCCTTACGCATCAAAAAGACTCTCACAAAGATCGACAACTCtctggacaaaataaaaacagacatttga
- the LOC117953468 gene encoding activin receptor type-1-like isoform X2 produces the protein MTVEDMFLLALIVLVLPCSSLEGDISARNSECLCDGASCSNGDRCFGQQCFTSLSILNGTSVFQKGCIVGEEEGSSQCRSPPTPELVVECCYGDLCNMNVSLQSPVKDIEMSAGRPVLRDQECVCEGGVCERDHRCGGQQCFSSLKMIDGVAVQQKGCLRDDKEGRATCAMPPSSAHVVKCCQGHLCNMNVSVQAPGKEEEVKPLIKEEHQCVCEGSSCVTGSRCMGHQCFSSLIVSAGSQVYQKGCFKVYEQSTLTCKTPPSRDQVVECCHGHLCNMNSTVKLVKADELSSYSVTTLAIVIMAPIIILIILTAIAILVFRRIHNNQMERLTSRDAEYGTIDGLIASNVGESTLADLLDHSCTSGSGSGLPFLVQRTVARQITLNECVGKGRYGEVWRGQWQGESVAVKIFSSRDEKSWFRETEIYNTVLLRHENILGFIASDMTSRNSSTQLWLITHFHEMGSLYDYLQLSTLDASSCLRMALSIASGLAHLHVEIFGTQGKPAIAHRDLKSKNILVKKNGQCCIADLGLAVMHFQDTNELDVGNNPKVGTKRYMAPEVLDDSIQMDCFESYKRVDIWALGLVLWEIARRTVSNGIVEDYKPPFHDVVPSDPSFEDMKKVVCVDQQRPNIPNRWFSDTTLTSMAKLMKECWYQNPSARLTALRIKKTLTKIDNSLDKIKTDI, from the exons ATGACGGTTGAGGACATGTTTCTTTTGGCTTTGATCGTCCTGGTCCTTCCCTGTTCTAGCTTGGAAG GTGATATCAGTGCGAGAAACTCTGAATGTTTATGTGACGGAGCTTCGTGCAGCAATGGGGACCGGTGTTTTGGCCAGCAGTGCTTCACCTCCCTCTCCATACTGAACGGGACATCGGTCTTTCAAAAGGGCTGCATTGTAGGTGAAGAGGAAGGGTCCTCACAATGCAGAAGCCCGCCAACTCCTGAGCTGGTTGTAGAGTGCTGCTACGGGGATTTGTGTAACATGAACGTCTCCTTGCAGTCACCTGTGAAAG ATATAGAAATGTCTGCTGGCAGACCAGTCCTCAGAGACCAGGAGTGTGTTTGCGAGGGTGGCGTGTGTGAGCGTGACCATCGCTGTGGAGGCCAGcagtgtttttcctctctgaagATGATTGATGGGGTGGCAGTCCAACAGAAGGGCTGCCTGAGGGACGACAAGGAGGGCAGAGCCACCTGTGCCATGCCACCCTCATCGGCCCATGTTGTCAAGTGCTGCCAGGGCCATCTGTGTAACATGAACGTCAGTGTGCAAGCTCCAGGGAAAG AAGAGGAAGTAAAGCCTCTGATCAAAGAGGAgcatcaatgtgtgtgtgagggcagCTCATGTGTAACAGGAAGTCGCTGCATGGGCCACCAGTGTTTTTCATCTCTGATAGTCAGCGCCGGCTCCCAGGTGTACCAGAAAGGCTGCTTCAAGGTCTATGAGCAGAGCACATTGACGTGCAAGACCCCACCTTCCAGAGACCAGGTTGTGGAGTGCTGCCATGGCCACCTGTGTAACATGAACAGCACTGTGAAGCTAGTCAAAG CTGATGAGCTATCCAGCTACAGTGTAACCACACTAGCTATCGTCATCATGGCGCcaatcatcatcctcatcatcctcaCTGCTATTGCTATCCTGGTCTTCAGACGCATCCACAACAACCAAATGGAGAGACTAACATCGCGGGATGCTGAATATGGAACTATCGATGGCCTTATAGCATCCAATGTGGGGGAGAGCACGCTGGCG GATCTTCTGGATCATTCCTGCACGTCAGGAAGTGGCTCGGGACTCCCTTTCCTTGTTCAGAGAACTGTTGCACGACAAATTACACTCAATGAGTGTGTGG GTAAGGGCCGTTACGGTGAAGTGTGGAGGGGTCAGTGGCAGGGAGAGAGTGTCGCCGTCAAAATCTTCTCCTCCCGAGATGAGAAGTCCTGGTTTAGAGAGACTGAGATCTACAACACGGTGTTGCTGAGGCATGAGAACATCCTGG GCTTCATAGCCTCAGACATGACCTCAAGGAACTCCAGTACTCAGTTGTGGCTGATCACTCACTTCCATGAGATGGGCTCCTTGTACGACTACCTTCAACTCAGCACTCTCGATGCATCCAGCTGCCTCCGCATGGCGCTCTCCATCGCAAGTGGCCTGGCACACCTCCATGTTGAGATCTTCGGCACTCAGGGCAAACCGGCAATCGCCCACCGAGACCTCAAGAGCAAAAATATATTGGTTAAAAAGAATGGACAGTGCTGCATTGCTGACCTTG GTCTGGCGGTCATGCATTTTCAAGACACCAACGAGTTAGATGTGGGGAACAACCCTAAAGTGGGCACAAAGCGCTACATGGCCCCTGAAGTGCTCGATGACTCCATCCAGATGGACTGTTTTGAGTCCTACAAGAGAGTGGACATCTGGGCCCTGGGTCTCGTCCTATGGGAGATCGCCAGGAGGACAGTCAGCAATG GCATTGTAGAAGACTACAAGCCACCTTTTCACGACGTGGTCCCAAGTGATCCCAGTTTTGAGGATATGaagaaggttgtgtgtgtggatcagCAAAGGCCCAACATCCCAAACAGATGGTTTTCAGACACT ACTTTAACCTCCATGGCTAAACTTATGAAGGAGTGCTGGTACCAGAATCCCTCAGCCAGATTAACAGCCTTACGCATCAAAAAGACTCTCACAAAGATCGACAACTCtctggacaaaataaaaacagacatttga